The Salegentibacter mishustinae genome includes a window with the following:
- the rplK gene encoding 50S ribosomal protein L11, producing the protein MAKEVSKVVKLQVRGGAANPSPPVGPALGAAGVNIMEFCKQFNGRTQDKQGKVLPVAITVYSDKSFDFVIKTPPAAVQLLEASKNKKGSGEPNRKKIASVSWDQVRTIAEDKMQDLNAFTVESAMKMVAGTARSMGITVKGDAPF; encoded by the coding sequence ATGGCAAAAGAAGTAAGTAAAGTTGTAAAACTACAAGTTCGCGGAGGTGCTGCTAACCCATCACCACCAGTTGGACCTGCTTTAGGTGCTGCCGGGGTAAATATCATGGAATTCTGTAAGCAATTCAATGGTAGAACCCAGGATAAACAAGGTAAAGTATTGCCGGTTGCGATTACGGTTTATTCAGATAAGTCTTTTGACTTTGTGATTAAAACTCCTCCAGCTGCAGTACAATTGTTGGAAGCATCTAAGAACAAAAAAGGTTCAGGAGAACCAAACAGAAAGAAAATAGCAAGTGTTTCTTGGGATCAGGTTAGAACTATTGCAGAAGATAAGATGCAGGATTTAAATGCCTTCACCGTAGAATCTGCAATGAAAATGGTTGCTGGAACAGCTCGTTCAATGGGAATAACTGTAAAAGGTGATGCACCGTTTTAA
- the rplA gene encoding 50S ribosomal protein L1, with product MAKLTKKQKEAQSKIESNKMYSVAEASALIKDVANENFDASVDLAVRLNVDPRKANQMVRGVVTLPHGTGKDVKVLALVTPDKEEEAKEAGADYVGLDEYLDKIKGGWTDVDVIITMPSVMGKLGPLGRVLGPRGLMPNPKTGTVTMDVAKAVSDVKAGKIDFKVDKTGIVHAGIGKASFDAEKLAGNARELLTTLVKLKPQAAKGVYIKSIHMSSTMSPSVQVDTKRFTEQ from the coding sequence ATGGCAAAATTGACTAAAAAGCAAAAAGAAGCCCAATCTAAGATCGAGAGCAATAAGATGTACTCGGTTGCAGAAGCTTCTGCTTTAATTAAAGACGTTGCTAACGAAAACTTTGATGCATCTGTGGATTTAGCGGTTCGTTTGAACGTAGATCCAAGAAAAGCCAACCAAATGGTAAGAGGTGTTGTAACCCTACCACACGGTACTGGTAAAGATGTAAAAGTACTTGCGTTAGTTACTCCAGATAAAGAAGAAGAGGCTAAAGAAGCCGGAGCTGATTATGTTGGTCTTGATGAATATCTTGACAAGATAAAAGGTGGATGGACAGATGTTGATGTAATTATCACTATGCCCAGTGTAATGGGTAAATTAGGACCTTTGGGACGAGTACTTGGACCAAGAGGGCTTATGCCAAATCCAAAAACAGGAACAGTAACTATGGATGTTGCAAAAGCAGTATCTGATGTTAAAGCTGGTAAAATTGACTTTAAAGTTGATAAAACTGGTATTGTTCACGCTGGAATTGGAAAAGCATCATTTGACGCCGAAAAGCTTGCTGGAAACGCAAGAGAATTATTAACTACTTTAGTGAAGTTGAAACCTCAGGCAGCTAAGGGTGTGTATATTAAAAGTATTCACATGTCTTCTACAATGAGCCCGAGCGTTCAGGTTGATACTAAAAGGTTCACTGAGCAATAA